In Rhododendron vialii isolate Sample 1 chromosome 9a, ASM3025357v1, the following are encoded in one genomic region:
- the LOC131300401 gene encoding putative vesicle-associated membrane protein 726 — protein MGQQSLIYSFVARGTVVLAEYTEFTGNFTGIASQCLQKLPATNNKFTYNCDGHTFNYLVENGFTYCVVAVESAGRQIPIAFLERVKDDFNQRYAGGKAATAVAKSLNKEFGPKLKEQMQYCVDHPEEISKLAKVKAQVSEVKGVMMENIEKVLDRGEKIELLVDKTENLRSQAQDFRQQGTQIRRKMWYQNMKIKLIVFSILIALILVIFLSICHGFKCV, from the exons ATGGGCCAGCAGTCGCTGATCTACAGCTTCGTGGCCAGAGGAACGGTGGTCCTCGCCGAGTACACCGAGTTCACGGGGAATTTCACCGGCATCGCATCCCAGTGCCTCCAGAAGCTCCCAGCCACCAACAACAAGTTCACCTACAATTGCGACGGCCATACCTTCAACTACCTCGTTGAAAACGGATTCA CCTACTGTGTTGTCGCGGTTGAGTCTGCTGGCAGGCAAATTCCCATTGCCTTTCTAGAGCGAGTTAAGGATGATTTCAACCAGAGATATGCAGGCGGAAAAGCTGCAACTGCTGTTGCCAAGAGCCTGAACAAGGAGTTTGG GCCTAAATTAAAGGAGCAGATGCAGTACTGCGTGGATCATCCGGAGGAGATAAGCAAGCTTGCAAAGGTGAAGGCCCAAGTTTCTGAAGTCAAGGGAGTGATGATGGAAAACATTGAGAAG GTTCTTGACCGTGGAGAGAAGATTGAGCTGCTGGTAGATAAAACGGAGAACCTTCGCTCTCAG GCGCAAGATTTCAGGCAGCAAGGGACACAGATAAGGAGGAAGATGTGGTACCAGAACATGAAGATAAAATTGATCGTTTTCAGCATTCTCATTGCGCTGATTCTCGTCATTTTTCTGTCCATATGCCATGGCTTCAAATGTGTTTGA